ATTCGTAAGCGCCCATCGCAACGGCGTCGTAGATCCCCTGCAAGATCCTCGAGGCTATGTAGTTCATGGCCTTATCCTCAAGGCCAGAGAGATCAACTATGGAGGCATGCGCCTCCTTCAATAGCCTCTCGATCGGCGTAGAGGAGGATCCGAAGACCCGGAGCTTGGCCAGCGATCTGATGTATTTGACCGCTCCCTCCGCGTATCCCCTCATCCTTCTATCCGGCTTCCCCTCCTCGTCGGTCGCCCAAGTGGGGTCCTCGAGGGCGCGCAGGAGATCCTCCGGGGAGTATATGGATCCGGATCCCTTCAGTACCTCGAGGGCCCTCCTCACGGCCTCCCTTATGTTCACGGCCTTCTCCGGTATCCCGGCCACATCGCAGATCTCGAAGGCATCCAAGTCGGAGAACGCCACCTCGTAAGCCTCGACCCTGCCGAGATCCTTGGCCCTGAACCTCCCCGGGCTGGCCGGGCTCCTGAAAACCGTTATCCTATCCGAGAGCTCATGTCTCCCCCCGCCTTGGGCGAGTGACATGAGGACGTAATCGGCGTGGGGATCTAGGACGACCACTGTGGCCCCCTTCCTCAGGAGCTCCTCGATCAGGACGCCCGCGCAATACGATTTCCCGGCGCCGGTTTGGGCGATTATGGCCAAATGCCTCCTGAAGCCCCTGATCGATAAATAGACCGGGACATCGGCCCTAGTTATGAGGTTGCCTATTAGGAGGCCCTCCTCCTCCGGGAACGAATAGAACTTGGAGAGGATATCCCCGGGCGCCACGTAGACCGGCTTCCCGGGAGCGATGGCCCTCCGGGGCTGGAGTATCCTATCCCCGGGCTCGGC
This region of Candidatus Bathyarchaeia archaeon genomic DNA includes:
- a CDS encoding ATP-binding protein, which gives rise to MSNTRELREVGIIVGEASSSEFFFASRAEECPSKWEYLVAFSKEEVDGRWVEVPVIAQVEKIVSASQALSKDVDLDALRRIIAAELEDVRTWGKARVLGYLAEPGDRILQPRRAIAPGKPVYVAPGDILSKFYSFPEEEGLLIGNLITRADVPVYLSIRGFRRHLAIIAQTGAGKSYCAGVLIEELLRKGATVVVLDPHADYVLMSLAQGGGRHELSDRITVFRSPASPGRFRAKDLGRVEAYEVAFSDLDAFEICDVAGIPEKAVNIREAVRRALEVLKGSGSIYSPEDLLRALEDPTWATDEEGKPDRRMRGYAEGAVKYIRSLAKLRVFGSSSTPIERLLKEAHASIVDLSGLEDKAMNYIASRILQGIYDAVAMGAYEYPVFAIIEEAHRFVPPDRETYASPVINKIAAEGRKFGIFLTLITQRPSKVDPDSLSQCNSQIVMRLTNPEDQKAVEESSERMSKDLMADLPGLNPGECIIVGEVTKAPVMAKIRRRETMEGGADVDIVAQLRLARRAAEEAERERIHGARREPFRGEFR